One Ostrea edulis chromosome 2, xbOstEdul1.1, whole genome shotgun sequence genomic region harbors:
- the LOC130052388 gene encoding uncharacterized protein LOC130052388, producing MIVCGYLPWRMLVSTSAGQPLRHYIKSIINDMISDSVQIDKIQYQLTENIHNLENKISIEGKKRGEKLKREVEIPYCKSFENLTFKESLTETVKIVNSYNFTHIDKYLQRLQLDTKGIVHLTQQRENSTAPTIVSGFSDNHYDEAIGLFNSINNPVRKMYPDLKFVVFDLGLTEEHRKTVQKLCNCDVRRFPFENYPSHLKFLRGFTWKPVIIQMMLQEFDFVMWVDSSVRLNKNVDRLFERARYFGIQVVGGYGSIAVRTHNTLFDFLKEEPCLFNYPEVQGCWVAIKRSLFTLKVLLQPWVSCALQYGCMDFPYSKAFLTCSSMTHIFHCHRSDQSVLGILLTRLFHVNRQLFVFNDGEFGNVRRGSIEKFIQQDSGHA from the coding sequence ATGATAGTCTGCGGATATTTGCCATGGAGGATGTTGGTATCGACTTCAGCTGGGCAGCCCCTGAGACATTATATAAAAAGTATCATAAATGATATGATTTCAGACTCTGTCCAAATCGATAAAATACAATATCAACTGACTGAGAACATACATAATCTGGAGAATAAAATATCAATCGAAGGAAAGAAACGGGGAGAAAAACTTAAGAGGGAAGTTGAAATTCCGTATTGCAAATCGTTTGAAAACTTGACTTTCAAGGAATCGTTAACCGAAACCGTAAAGATAGTGAACAGTTACAATTTTACCCATATCGATAAATATCTTCAACGTTTGCAGTTGGATACAAAGGGGATAGTCCACTTGACACAACAAAGGGAGAACTCAACAGCCCCCACCATTGTGTCAGGATTTTCAGACAATCATTACGACGAGGCAATTGGTCTCTTCAACTCCATTAACAACCCTGTTCGGAAAATGTACCCTGATTTAAAATTTGTAGTATTTGATCTAGGATTGACTGAAGAACACAGGAAAACTGTACAGAAATTATGTAACTGTGATGTCAGGAGGTTTCCATTTGAAAATTATCCATCTCACTTGAAATTCCTCCGGGGTTTCACATGGAAACCCGTTATAATACAGATGATGCTGCAAGAATTCGATTTTGTTATGTGGGTCGATTCATCTGTTCGATTAAATAAGAATGTTGATAGACTATTCGAAAGAGCTAGGTACTTCGGGATACAGGTTGTTGGTGGATATGGTTCTATAGCAGTTCGCACACACAATACTCTGTTTGACTTTCTGAAAGAGGAGCCGTGCTTGTTTAACTATCCAGAAGTACAAGGTTGTTGGGTCGCAATAAAGCGGTCTCTTTTCACATTAAAGGTGTTGTTACAGCCCTGGGTATCATGCGCACTTCAGTATGGTTGTATGGATTTTCCATACTCAAAAGCGTTTCTTACGTGTTCGAGTATGACCCATATTTTCCATTGTCATAGATCTGACCAGTCTGTTCTCGGAATCCTGCTTACTAGATTATTTCACGTAAACAGGCAGCTTTTCGTTTTCAATGATGGCGAATTTGGTAATGTGAGAAGAGGTAGCATTGAAAAGTTTATACAACAGGATAGTGGACATGCATAA
- the LOC125653392 gene encoding uncharacterized protein LOC125653392, whose translation MGKSRRRGRFAKSVTANKYNNIAEAQRKRWEKGVILSQHDYAIPSDKESTVPQFPHLADDISDDYYTVAHEENVYENSRVNAQWRTGRRVIELGVLAEGLAGCKKCGLPLQLHHSIGVITYGLSALLKIPCSNTNCKHVNNVPTGKRHNKVWGANRKLVAAIQHTGIGFEQINGILGELNIPPISKTLIQIRQEEVGLATESVAETSIKEALAEEVDKTSKYSVNNRGNAITVSVDGAWQKRGSGRSFDSLTGHCSMIGTQTGKIVEYSVRNKCCKICENAEKKNQLPMSHKCKRNWSGSSKSMEPDMVVEMVGSVMQQGVQMEAIIGDDDTTAISKIHKDLDANLKKYSDKNHVKKNISNSLYNLQRKHKSLSTKVIQYFKKSFSYMLSQNQGNPCVIERGLSALSLHPFGNHTECSVTWCQHKEDATKKYSSLPYGRPLKNKELQEDIALVFNRLKKHSLKLSRLGSTQPNESFNKTVASKAPKTHLYSRSIGYRVAASVAQKNMGQGYLIQLNKKLGLSPGAYTGKLALLKDTQARRKKTLALTKQAKKRRLQLKANRKQSTAVMETREGENYKSEIAFDEIDITTIPEPIIKAAFQPATFSSNTPLVFFDLEATGLARDSHITQIAAMYGEEKFSTYIFPRIPITAKASEITGIEIVNEKMFSKNVEVNPLKISAGIDALLNFVSKFQTKVILIGHNIKSYDCHLLLNALESCKKTNDFSQCIAGFVDTKILFKIFDGTLNCYSQESLFKHFVSSKYNAHDAIEDVLAVQKLIRHLDIDVSNCLFSNASFTFLNALESCRYSSEVRKNIPTLNHLINENVVSKGMASKIAGSGLNFRCLQLAYRRDPHDGIQHLLSEKVRNGVRVTKSQKVIFSLNKYFVSTCEI comes from the exons ATGGGAAAGTCAAGGCGGCGAGGGCGGTTCGCGAAGTCTGTAACTGCAAATAAATACAACAATATCGCCGAAGCCCAGCGAAAAAGATGGGAGAAAGGTGTCATTCTTTCACAGCATGACTATGCAATCCCCTCCGATAAAGAGAGCACCGTTCCACAATTTCCACACCTGGCAGACGACATTTCAGATGACTATTACACTGTTGCACACGAAGAAAAT GTATATGAAAACTCGAGAGTCAATGCACAGTGGAGAACTGGCAGAAGAGTTATTGAACTTGGGGTGCTTGCTGAGGGGTTGGCAGGATGTAAAAAATGTGGTTTACCACTTCAGTTACACCACTCAATCGGAGTTATTACCTATGGTTTATCTGCCTTATTGAAGATACCATGTTCGAACACCAACTGTAAGCATGTGAATAATGTACCAACAGGGAAAAGACATAATAAAGTGTGGGGTGCCAATCGCAAGCTTGTAGCTG CCATTCAACACACTGGAATAGGATTTGAACAGATTAATGGTATACTAGGAGAGCTTAACATTCCACCAATCAGCAAAACCTTGATTCAAATTAGACAGGAGGAGGTTGGTCTGGCCACAGAGTCTGTGGCAGAGACATCAATCAAGGAAGCACTTGCAGAGGAAGTAGACAAAACTTCCAAGTATAG tGTTAACAACAGAGGCAATGCAATTACAGTGAGTGTCGATGGGGCATGGCAAAAGAGGGGAAGTGGAAGGTCGTTTGATAGTTTAACTG gacaTTGCTCAATGATAGGAACACAGACAGGAAAGATTGTTGAATACAGTGTCAGAAACAAATGCtgtaaaatttgtgaaaatgcAGAGAAGAAAAACCAACTTCCCATGTCGCATAAATGTAAAAGAAATTGGTCAG GTAGTTCAAAATCAATGGAACCAGATATGGTGGTTGAGATGGTTGGGAGTGTGATGCAACAAGGTGTTCAGATGGAGGCAATAATTGGTGATGATGACACCACAGCAATATCGAAAATCCACAAGGATCTAGATGCAAATTTGAAGAAATACTCGGACAAGAATCATGTcaaaaaaaacatttcaaattcattgtATAATCTTCAGAGAAAACATAAATCATTGTCTACGAAagtaattcaatattttaagaagtCTTTCAGTTATATGTTGTCGCAGAATCAGGGAAATCCATGTGTAATAGAGAGGGGACTCTCGGCCTTGTCCCTCCATCCATTTGGAAACCATACAGAGTGTAGTGTAACATGGTGTCAGCACAAAGAAGATGCAACAAAGAAGTATTCTTCACTGCCTTATGGTCGACCACTGAAAAACAAGGAATTGCAAGAAGATATTGCACTGGTCTTTAACCGCTTAAAGAAACACAGCCTAAAACTTTCAAGACTTGGAAGCACACAACCTAATGAAAGCTTCAACAAAACTGTGGCGTCCAAAGCTCCCAAAACTCATCTCTACAGCCGTTCCATTGGCTACAGGGTTGCTGCCAGTGTGGCTCAAAAAAACATGGGCCAAGGTTATTTGATACAA TTGAACAAGAAACTAGGACTGTCCCCTGGGGCTTATACAGGGAAATTGGCATTACTAAAGGATACTCAAGCCCGAAGAAAAAAAACTCTAGCCTTGACAAAGCAAGCTAAGAAAAGGAGGTTACAACTTAAAGCAAACCG GAAACAATCAACAGCTGTTATGGAGACTAGAGAGGGGGAAAATTACAAATCGGAGATTGCGTTTGATGAGATTGATATAACAACGATACCAGAACCAATCATCAAAGCAGCATTCCAGCCAGCAACATTTTCCTCGAACACCCCACTTGTGTTCTTTGACCTTGAAGCAACAGGATTAG CGAGAGATTCTCATATTACACAGATAGCTGCCATGTATGGTGAAGAAAAGTTTTCCACCTATATCTTTCCGAGAATACCCATCACAGCAAAAGCTTCAGAAATTACCGGAATCGAGATTgttaatgaaaaaatgtttAGCAAAAATGTAGAAGTTAATCCTTTAAAAATTTCAGCTGGAATTGATGCTTTgcttaattttgtttcaaaatttcaaactaaaGTAATTCTGATTGGTCACAATATCAAATCGTATGATTGTCACCTTCTCTTAAATGCTCTTGAATCTTGTAAAAAAACAAATGATTTTTCTCAATGCATTGCAGGATTTGTAGACACAAagatactttttaaaatctttgatgGTACATTGAATTGTTATTCTCAGGAAAgtctttttaaacattttgtatcatcCAAGTACAATGCTCATGATGCTATAGAAGATGTACTTGctgttcaaaaactgatcaGACATTTAGACATAGATGTGtcaaattgtttattttcaaatgcttcatttacttttttaaatgcattagAAAGCTGCAGATACAGTTCAGAGGTAAGAAAGAATATACCAACTCTGAATCATTTAATCAATGAAAATGTTGTCAGTAAAGGCATGGCAAGCAAAATTGCTGGAAGTGGACTTAACTTTAGGTGTCTACAACTTGCTTATAGAAGAGATCCACATGATGGAATACAACATTTGTTGTCTGAAAAAGTCAGAAATGGTGTTCGGGTGACTAAATCTCAGAAAGTCATTTTTTCTTTGAACAAATACTTTGTATCaacatgtgaaatatag